The DNA sequence taaagagaaagagaggctctAAATATAAATATGTGATAACACCATCTTGAACGATTTGTGTCTCTCTTTTGCAGAAAATCCTCTTGAGCCTCACTGCCTTCTCTTTCACACTTGCCTTGTGTCAGGGATACTGCATGTTTAGCCAGCATGAAGCACAGATTAAAGATGgtaggtaaacaacaacaacaacaacaacaacaacaacaacaacaacaacaacaacaatgtaatgtTGTCAAGCAGTCTATTCATTTAGCCAAATAATTATTTAATGTTTGGGAAATGTGTTCCTGACTAgagatgagggggaaatgcacCCCATTCATTTTTTAGCATACACCTACCAAATGTGCTCCAATGCAGCTACTCTTCCAAATTTACACTTCTCCGGATGTTGTGGTGCTGCTCAGAGTCTAAAATGACCTAAGGCTGCTCCCGTCTCATCTTCTCCTTGATGAGTCCCTGGTTaagctcttgtttttattatgtattttgtgttttttagattgtatgtttatgttgtgaactgcactGAGGATGCCATgtaaatagtagtaataataataactgatagAAATTGAAAGGGACAGATTCCCCCACGCACAGGGCACCCCTATTCACTCCCCACCCTGTTTTAAACTTGGAACCAGCCTCTGCAGCCGCCATCAGGAGACGGCATGGCCGCCGTATAAGCAAGACAGGTGCCCGGGGTCAGCAACCAGGACCCCCAAGAATAAAGGTGGCAAAGCTTCCCACTGCACTTCTCTCCATGTCAGGATACGCTCCACCTATTACATGTTCGCGTATCAGGCTGCTGTCTTGCAGTCTCTTGCGCAGTCTTTGCATTGTGCTGAAAGAGCAGCTTCTGATTGCATGAGCTGTTTGGGGACTGGTGTTAAATGTATAGGATTTCTCTCCCTAGGTCAACTGCCCACCGAGTGTACTGATCCCTATGATGGGAGCAAGCATCCATTGGGCTCCGAGTGGAATACAGCGCAGTGCATGGAATGCACATGTAATGAAAGTGGAATGGAGTGCTGTGCCAGGTAGGCCAAAGCCCCAGAATGGCATTGGGTCTATTAATCTCTTTCAAGTTTTGCCCTGTGCTCTCCGGAAGACCTTCTGCTCAATAAACATTCATGGACGGAATTAGCTGAAGATGGGTGTCCCAAATAATCTATACATTTGAAGATAGGGTGCATAAAATTGTTGCCTACATTTCCTTGAGCCAAACAGTGAATTGATTGATTCATTAAGATATTTATAGACTTTATAGAAAGCAGAGTCATGAAATTTGATCTGGTAAGAAGCACTGAGCATGTCCAGAGTGCCTTTCCAATCATCCGATGACCAGGCATTCGCTGTGTGGAGGCTTGGACTTCAGGATCTCCCTGAGTCCCAGATCCTCTCATCCGGAGACCACCTAGGAGTTGGTGCTGGGGAAAGGGACCCCAATGCACCCAATGGAACAGGATCCCTCCTCTTTCCTGCACCTTCCTGTCtccttctgcttccctcctgcctGGAGTCTTGGTTTCGCACCAACATTTTGCTACACCCTTTTTTGTGCATGGGTTGCAATGTTTTCTAAGGGCTTGTTTTTTCGTGGATCGAGCAAACATCTTGCAAAACTGCTTTTCTGCCGGGTAGTTCCAATCATTCTTGGCATGTCCTAAGCGAGCAAGAGAAAGGAGCACCCCTCTACCAGATATTCATAACTCGGGGAAACCTTAGtttacacatttttcttcttttttttaggtACGGTGGTACTGTCAATGTTCTGGGATGTAAAGCAGTGCTAAATCCAAATACATGTAAATATGAATTCTATAAACTGGACGATCCCTCCAAACCCTGTTTCTGAGCTTTACAAATTCCACCCAAATTCCTTTCATGTAAGAGAATCTGAATAAATCAGTCATATGTGCATTTCTGTGTGTATCTGTTGTCTATGCTTGTTATCACTACTTGCTGAATTTGGTATGTGTCATAATGATAGTGATAGACAAGCCTATCTCAGCTCTCAGCAGCTATTTAGATTCTAATGGATTCTTGAATATTGCTtttttgatataagttgtttattttaaagttgctgtgacttttttgtattggatcagattgttattattaatgtttgacattttattaagtttttatgtttgttgggagtcgcccagagtaaTAGGCAACATTAATGTAGTGGCTAAATGGCCCATCACAAAGCCATCTGTGGCTACCATCCTCattaagtctactcagaagtaagtcccattgaattcagttgtgcaaactcccaggtaagtgcaggTGTGGATTTATCGTTCTTTGAGGCCCTCTTCCTTCACTTAAACAAATATGATTATGTCgacattgggagggggggtgagtcgactacaataatatttctgggtttgcactgtgattcccctccccaaacaacttGGGAACAATTCCTGTTGAGGGccaggcaggaggaaaaggtggtgatatgcttctgaaatacacccccccccaaatgggaacTAGAGGGGGAAATACGAAGACAATGCTGCTGCTGATGGTGTTGATGCTTTTGTACTGCCTCCCAAGACAACTTGAGAATTatctggggaaagtttataagAATGCCTCCACACTGGGAACCCCCTtccccacaaaggggggggggacttggaagattcaggaaaaagATCAAGACGATTTACATTTTATACTGATTATAATAATGCATCTGCAATGCctccaacaacaacagcttggggGAAATTAGGTAAAAGTAGATCATGGGGCTGATGATGCCTCTGAACTGGGTGGCCTCCTGCAACAGCTTTGCAACAATCTCTGCTGCACGGCAGGCAGCAGAAACAAGAAAAGCATTGCcatctcctcccctctctctcatatTCCACTGAGGCACCTGTCAAGTAGCTGCCTGCTTCATATGTCAGCAGGCAAGAAAAGAAAGACGGCAGCCATGGGTTGATCCCCCTATTTCTTCACCAACCCACCCCTGCATTTTCAAAAAGTCCCTCAAGGAACAACACAAGCAACAAGCAATTCCTGCACTGCTCCACATcccaacacacactttttaaataaaaaaaagtagctgcctgcctgcagctccatgtggctggcaggcagcaaagcaaAACTAGCAAGTGGATGGATTCTGACCTTCTTCCTCCAGCACTACATATACACCCCCTGACATGTGTGCTCCCTCCTTTTCAaaaagaccccccctcccccgacaAGAAAATGTATCCCTCCACATTTTTCATAAGCCCTTTCATGGGTGGCAAAGTAAAGAGAAGGCCGGTAGGTGTGACACTTTTGAGTTCTCATGCTTTTCCAAAGGCCCTTTCATGGGCAGCCAAAGCAGAGGTGCTGAAACAgcacttcccccacccctaacAGCATCCCAAAACCCAAAGCCCTCTCTGGTTTTGTCCCACAACATCTGCCAAGGCAAGGGCTTCCCTCCAGAagcccttcgtgaccccatggaccagagcacgccaggcacgcctatctttcactgcctcctgcagtttggccaaactcatactagtcgcttcaagaacactgtccaaccatctcatcctctgtcgtccccttctccttgtgccctccatctttcccaacatcagggtcttttccagggagtcttctcttctcatgaggtggccaaagtactggagcctcaacttcaggatctgtccttccagtgagcactcagggctgatttctttaaggatgcataagtttgatatttttgcagtccatgggactctcaagagtcttctccagcaccaaaattcaaaagcatcaattcttcggcgatcagtcttctttatggtccagctctcacttccatacattactactggaaaaaccatagcttttttgttaaaaagaaagcTCATCATACGGGGCCCATGCTAGCATAAGTTCAGGTGCAATTATTCTAACTGCAACATTAGAAATCGGGCCCTGCTAGGCTCCTATTGCTGCGTGTCCAAACAACCCACTTACCTGACTTGGCTGAAACCCCTGACAGACAGGAATGGCCAGGCTGGCTCATTTAACAGACGTTGCTTAGAAAATGCACATTATTCTTCATAACTTTCTTCCTAGAAGAGTCAGAGACTCAcc is a window from the Lacerta agilis isolate rLacAgi1 chromosome 8, rLacAgi1.pri, whole genome shotgun sequence genome containing:
- the LOC117052241 gene encoding small serum protein 2-like, with protein sequence MKILLSLTAFSFTLALCQGYCMFSQHEAQIKDGQLPTECTDPYDGSKHPLGSEWNTAQCMECTCNESGMECCARYGGTVNVLGCKAVLNPNTCKYEFYKLDDPSKPCF